A DNA window from Christiangramia salexigens contains the following coding sequences:
- a CDS encoding transcription elongation factor: MIASKEELYLKCLDTVDRQIKKYQNEMDQIKESMENNDAHTDYDEDDSKGQLLGDFEKYAEYLDNSRKMKEKLSRIDKTHYSEVIDFGSVVETSDNYYFISVALGKITLDEGSTVYAISTDAPIFKEMKGKKAGDKFSFNDKEQEIKEVH; encoded by the coding sequence ATGATTGCTAGTAAAGAAGAATTATATCTCAAATGTCTGGATACCGTAGACCGCCAGATCAAGAAGTATCAAAATGAAATGGATCAGATCAAAGAATCCATGGAAAATAATGATGCACATACAGATTACGATGAAGACGATAGTAAGGGACAGTTATTGGGAGATTTCGAAAAATACGCTGAATACCTTGATAATTCGAGGAAAATGAAGGAAAAATTAAGCAGGATAGATAAGACCCACTATAGCGAAGTGATCGACTTTGGAAGTGTGGTAGAAACTTCAGATAATTATTACTTTATATCTGTAGCCCTCGGTAAAATAACTCTGGATGAAGGCAGTACAGTATATGCTATCTCAACCGACGCTCCAATTTTTAAGGAAATGAAAGGGAAAAAGGCTGGAGATAAATTTTCATTTAACGATAAGGAACAGGAGATTAAAGAAGTTCATTAA